Proteins encoded together in one Bos indicus isolate NIAB-ARS_2022 breed Sahiwal x Tharparkar chromosome 3, NIAB-ARS_B.indTharparkar_mat_pri_1.0, whole genome shotgun sequence window:
- the CELF3 gene encoding CUGBP Elav-like family member 3 isoform X8: MNRPIQVKPADSESRGEDRKLFVGMLGKQQTDEDVRKMFEPFGTIDECTVLRGPDGTSKGCAFVKFQTHAEAQAAINTLHSSRTLPGASSSLVVKFADTEKERGLRRMQQVATQLGMFSPIALQFGAYSAYTQALMQQQAALVAAHSAYLSPMATMAAVQMQHMAAINANGLIATPITPSSGTSTPPAIAATPVSAIPAALGVNGYSPVPTQPTGQPAPDALYPNGVHPYPAQSPAAPVDPLQQAYAGMQHYTAAYPAAYSLVAPAFPQPPALVAQQPPPPPQQQQQQQQQQQQREGPDGCNIFIYHLPQEFTDSEILQMFVPFGHVISAKVFVDRATNQSKCFGFVSFDNPASAQAAIQAMNGFQIGMKRLKVQLKRPKDANRPY, encoded by the exons aTGAACAGGCCAATCCAGGTCAAGCCAGCCGACAGCGAGAGCCGAGGAG AAGACCGGAAGCTCTTTGTGGGGATGCTAGGGAAGCAGCAGACAGATGAGGACGTCCGGAAGATGTTCGAGCCTTTCGGGACCATAGACGAGTGCACTGTGCTCCGGGGCCCAGACGGCACCAGCAAAG GCTGCGCCTTCGTGAAGTTCCAGACCCACGCGGAGGCTCAGGCGGCCATCAACACCCTTCACAGCAGCCGGACCCTGCCG ggtgcctcatccagcctggtgGTGAAGTTTGCCGACACGGAGAAGGAGCGCGGTCTCCGCCGAATGCAGCAGGTGGCCACCCAGCTGGGCATGTTCAGCCCCATCGCTCTCCAGTTCGGCGCCTACAGCGCCTACACCCAGGCC CTGATGCAGCAGCAGGCGGCCCTGGTAGCGGCTCACAGTGCCTACCTCAGCCCCATGGCCACCATGGCTGCCGTGCAGATGCAGCACATGGCCGCCATCAATGCCAACGGCCTCATCGCCACCCCCATCACCCCCTCCTCAG GAACCAGCACGCCTCCTGCCATCGCTGCCACACCCGTCTCTGCCATCCCTGCTGCCCTGGGCGTCAACGGCTACAGCCCAGTGCCTACCCAGCCCACCGGGCAGCCTGCCCCTGACGCTCTATATCCCAACGGGGTTCACCCCTACCCAG cccagagccccGCGGCCCCCGTGGACCCGCTGCAGCAGGCCTATGCGGGGATGCAGCACTATACAG CAGCTTACCCAGCAGCCTACAGCCTGGTGGCACCTGCGTTCCCACAGCCTCCTGCTCTGGTGGCCCAGcagcccccgccacccccacagcagcagcagcagcagcaacagcagcagcagcaacgggaAG GCCCTGATGGCTGCAACATCTTCATCTACCACCTGCCCCAGGAGTTCACGGACTCAGAGATCCTCCAGATGTTTGTCCCCTTTGGCCATGTCATCTCAGCCAAAGTCTTTGTTGACAGAGCCACCAATCAGAGCAAGTGTTTTG GCTTTGTGAGTTTCGACAATCCAGCCAGCGCCCAGGCTGCCATCCAGGCCATGAATGGTTTCCAGATTGGCATGAAGCGCCTCAAAGTCCAGTTAAAGCGGCCTAAGGATGCCAATCGGCCCTACTGA
- the CELF3 gene encoding CUGBP Elav-like family member 3 isoform X10, with protein sequence MNRPIQVKPADSESRGGKQQTDEDVRKMFEPFGTIDECTVLRGPDGTSKGCAFVKFQTHAEAQAAINTLHSSRTLPGASSSLVVKFADTEKERGLRRMQQVATQLGMFSPIALQFGAYSAYTQALMQQQAALVAAHSAYLSPMATMAAVQMQHMAAINANGLIATPITPSSGTSTPPAIAATPVSAIPAALGVNGYSPVPTQPTGQPAPDALYPNGVHPYPAQSPAAPVDPLQQAYAGMQHYTAAYPAAYSLVAPAFPQPPALVAQQPPPPPQQQQQQQQQQQQREGPDGCNIFIYHLPQEFTDSEILQMFVPFGHVISAKVFVDRATNQSKCFGFVSFDNPASAQAAIQAMNGFQIGMKRLKVQLKRPKDANRPY encoded by the exons aTGAACAGGCCAATCCAGGTCAAGCCAGCCGACAGCGAGAGCCGAGGAG GGAAGCAGCAGACAGATGAGGACGTCCGGAAGATGTTCGAGCCTTTCGGGACCATAGACGAGTGCACTGTGCTCCGGGGCCCAGACGGCACCAGCAAAG GCTGCGCCTTCGTGAAGTTCCAGACCCACGCGGAGGCTCAGGCGGCCATCAACACCCTTCACAGCAGCCGGACCCTGCCG ggtgcctcatccagcctggtgGTGAAGTTTGCCGACACGGAGAAGGAGCGCGGTCTCCGCCGAATGCAGCAGGTGGCCACCCAGCTGGGCATGTTCAGCCCCATCGCTCTCCAGTTCGGCGCCTACAGCGCCTACACCCAGGCC CTGATGCAGCAGCAGGCGGCCCTGGTAGCGGCTCACAGTGCCTACCTCAGCCCCATGGCCACCATGGCTGCCGTGCAGATGCAGCACATGGCCGCCATCAATGCCAACGGCCTCATCGCCACCCCCATCACCCCCTCCTCAG GAACCAGCACGCCTCCTGCCATCGCTGCCACACCCGTCTCTGCCATCCCTGCTGCCCTGGGCGTCAACGGCTACAGCCCAGTGCCTACCCAGCCCACCGGGCAGCCTGCCCCTGACGCTCTATATCCCAACGGGGTTCACCCCTACCCAG cccagagccccGCGGCCCCCGTGGACCCGCTGCAGCAGGCCTATGCGGGGATGCAGCACTATACAG CAGCTTACCCAGCAGCCTACAGCCTGGTGGCACCTGCGTTCCCACAGCCTCCTGCTCTGGTGGCCCAGcagcccccgccacccccacagcagcagcagcagcagcaacagcagcagcagcaacgggaAG GCCCTGATGGCTGCAACATCTTCATCTACCACCTGCCCCAGGAGTTCACGGACTCAGAGATCCTCCAGATGTTTGTCCCCTTTGGCCATGTCATCTCAGCCAAAGTCTTTGTTGACAGAGCCACCAATCAGAGCAAGTGTTTTG GCTTTGTGAGTTTCGACAATCCAGCCAGCGCCCAGGCTGCCATCCAGGCCATGAATGGTTTCCAGATTGGCATGAAGCGCCTCAAAGTCCAGTTAAAGCGGCCTAAGGATGCCAATCGGCCCTACTGA
- the CELF3 gene encoding CUGBP Elav-like family member 3 isoform X9 yields MNRPIQVKPADSESRGDRKLFVGMLGKQQTDEDVRKMFEPFGTIDECTVLRGPDGTSKGCAFVKFQTHAEAQAAINTLHSSRTLPGASSSLVVKFADTEKERGLRRMQQVATQLGMFSPIALQFGAYSAYTQALMQQQAALVAAHSAYLSPMATMAAVQMQHMAAINANGLIATPITPSSGTSTPPAIAATPVSAIPAALGVNGYSPVPTQPTGQPAPDALYPNGVHPYPAQSPAAPVDPLQQAYAGMQHYTAAYPAAYSLVAPAFPQPPALVAQQPPPPPQQQQQQQQQQQQREGPDGCNIFIYHLPQEFTDSEILQMFVPFGHVISAKVFVDRATNQSKCFGFVSFDNPASAQAAIQAMNGFQIGMKRLKVQLKRPKDANRPY; encoded by the exons aTGAACAGGCCAATCCAGGTCAAGCCAGCCGACAGCGAGAGCCGAGGAG ACCGGAAGCTCTTTGTGGGGATGCTAGGGAAGCAGCAGACAGATGAGGACGTCCGGAAGATGTTCGAGCCTTTCGGGACCATAGACGAGTGCACTGTGCTCCGGGGCCCAGACGGCACCAGCAAAG GCTGCGCCTTCGTGAAGTTCCAGACCCACGCGGAGGCTCAGGCGGCCATCAACACCCTTCACAGCAGCCGGACCCTGCCG ggtgcctcatccagcctggtgGTGAAGTTTGCCGACACGGAGAAGGAGCGCGGTCTCCGCCGAATGCAGCAGGTGGCCACCCAGCTGGGCATGTTCAGCCCCATCGCTCTCCAGTTCGGCGCCTACAGCGCCTACACCCAGGCC CTGATGCAGCAGCAGGCGGCCCTGGTAGCGGCTCACAGTGCCTACCTCAGCCCCATGGCCACCATGGCTGCCGTGCAGATGCAGCACATGGCCGCCATCAATGCCAACGGCCTCATCGCCACCCCCATCACCCCCTCCTCAG GAACCAGCACGCCTCCTGCCATCGCTGCCACACCCGTCTCTGCCATCCCTGCTGCCCTGGGCGTCAACGGCTACAGCCCAGTGCCTACCCAGCCCACCGGGCAGCCTGCCCCTGACGCTCTATATCCCAACGGGGTTCACCCCTACCCAG cccagagccccGCGGCCCCCGTGGACCCGCTGCAGCAGGCCTATGCGGGGATGCAGCACTATACAG CAGCTTACCCAGCAGCCTACAGCCTGGTGGCACCTGCGTTCCCACAGCCTCCTGCTCTGGTGGCCCAGcagcccccgccacccccacagcagcagcagcagcagcaacagcagcagcagcaacgggaAG GCCCTGATGGCTGCAACATCTTCATCTACCACCTGCCCCAGGAGTTCACGGACTCAGAGATCCTCCAGATGTTTGTCCCCTTTGGCCATGTCATCTCAGCCAAAGTCTTTGTTGACAGAGCCACCAATCAGAGCAAGTGTTTTG GCTTTGTGAGTTTCGACAATCCAGCCAGCGCCCAGGCTGCCATCCAGGCCATGAATGGTTTCCAGATTGGCATGAAGCGCCTCAAAGTCCAGTTAAAGCGGCCTAAGGATGCCAATCGGCCCTACTGA